The genomic segment TGTTCGGCGTCGGGGATCCGGGACGTTCCCTCCTCCAGCGCCTTCTCCAGAACCGCCGCCTGGCCGAGGTAGTAGGCCCTGATCAGGTCGATGACGGGCGTCCCGCGTTGGGCGAGTCGCCGTGCGTACTCCACGGCCGCCGCGGGCGCCTCGACCCGTTCCGGGTCCATGTCGCGCTGGAAGATCTGCAGAGCGGTGTCGATGTTGGCGAACACGCTGGCCGCCAGCAGGCTCACCATGCTCTCGTCGTCGTGCACAAGGTGCGGTAGCTCCCGCTCGTAGAGGGCGATGAGCGTCGCGGTCAACTCGTCCGCGCGATCGGTCAGCGCGGTCGCGACCTGCGCGAGCCACGTGCCGACGTCGACCTGCTGTTGCACGCCCACACTCTAGACGTGATCTGGATCGCGGTCCGGGAAATGGTCCAGGATGTGCGGATATGGGCGCACATCCGCCGAAGCGTGAACGTTTCGACCTGGCCGGCAACGTCAACGTCGACCCCAAGGGCATCAGTAGGGCCGTGGACGAGTACCGGGTCACGGAGTACGGCCTCTACCTGGCGCGGCCCACGCCAGGACGAGCCCAGTTCCACTACGTGGAGTCCTGGGTGCTGCCCGCGCTGGGACTGCGCGTGACCGACTTCTGGTTCAACCCCGGCCACGAACGCGACCAGGACTTCTACGTGGACGTCGTGTCGGTGGAGGTGCACGACGACGAGTGGGTGACCACCGATTTGTACCTCGATCTGTCGGTGCGCACCGGTCGGTCGGTGACGGTGTTGGACACCGACGAACTGCTCGAGGCGACCACGAGCGGCCTGATCTCCGTGGGCACCGCGCGGGATGCGCTGGAGCGCACGTACCGCACCGTCGACGCGCTGGCGGCCCACGACTACGACCTGCCCCGCTGGCTCGCGAGCATCGGGATGCCGACGAGGTGGCGGAGACGGCATCCACCGATCGGTTGATCCGGGGAGGAGACCTCCGGTCGATTCGGACGCCGGTCTCTCCGGACATTCTCGGTACATGACCGACGCAACCGTGCTCGAGGTGCGCAACCTCCACAAGAGATACGGCGACACCGTCGCCGTCGACGACGTCTCGTTCACCGTCGACAAAGGAGAGATCTTCGGCATCGTCGGGCCCAACGGCGCGGGCAAGACGACCACCGTCGAGTGCGTCGAGGGGCTCCGCGTTCCCGACCGGGGCACCGTGCGTGTCCTCGGACTCG from the Saccharomonospora azurea NA-128 genome contains:
- a CDS encoding DUF402 domain-containing protein, whose translation is MGAHPPKRERFDLAGNVNVDPKGISRAVDEYRVTEYGLYLARPTPGRAQFHYVESWVLPALGLRVTDFWFNPGHERDQDFYVDVVSVEVHDDEWVTTDLYLDLSVRTGRSVTVLDTDELLEATTSGLISVGTARDALERTYRTVDALAAHDYDLPRWLASIGMPTRWRRRHPPIG